One genomic window of Pseudomonadota bacterium includes the following:
- a CDS encoding YcfL family protein: MATKPVDPRINIIGNFLVTDISITDVSSVINNSGFMEIQVVGINKTAFYKQFEYKIEWLDNNGLKISTIMSRWTTFPAYEKSEFRFKAVAPKKTATNYRILIRKGGN, encoded by the coding sequence ATGGCAACAAAACCTGTTGATCCAAGAATAAATATCATTGGCAATTTCCTTGTTACAGATATTTCAATAACCGATGTTTCATCAGTTATAAATAACAGTGGTTTCATGGAAATCCAAGTTGTAGGAATAAACAAAACTGCTTTCTATAAACAATTTGAGTATAAAATTGAATGGCTTGACAATAACGGGCTGAAAATATCAACCATTATGTCTCGCTGGACAACATTTCCAGCTTATGAAAAATCTGAATTCAGGTTCAAGGCTGTAGCTCCTAAAAAAACAGCGACAAATTATAGAATTTTAATCAGAAAAGGAGGAAATTAA